One genomic region from Anaerolineales bacterium encodes:
- a CDS encoding glycosyltransferase family 39 protein yields the protein MTFVILLLALFPPILVVLDRWLDVQWIRTQFLPAWCYPTEYCNAVLPAYFVIILPGVLLLLLLFVLRSDDIRTYLSVRDPFLGRTDQRPSLRQRRAGNFLIMISIVWLGWRILNVWTRISLPGREYLCAYLLLLCGWLLREVPLARIAAGWKERRSRFGFLLINHLSLLGVLASVFTSGKYWQIFLLVFALSLIAYRNALRRVPVSYWIFTLALIVFTPGINHWGFSIVGDEYAFFRYAQNIVQAQSISNIGDHLFFGQGVYQTHPYFSSLIQAAFMKIFGVNNFGWRFSNIYLSAVAIGLLHSVFRGFLRERVADFAALFLAFSQYLISFGKIGYNNLQAFFLLAVVLYFARKTIAHRRAYDFALLGAACGLCFYVYPAALFVPPLALFLLLLYDPPVTRGAIRNWAIFSFCLLVLLLPLFSQQVYWLNKIPGTFLNTPELSRSPSSIAYHLSSNLLSATFSFLYAPQETHFVAASYIDPLSAALALIGFSLLLSKFRTQKFAAFFVTGFAFLLFFLGATHDRSVPSTTRMFLLLPWFAVSSAIGMTWIIRRSRCLPSQRTVTSVVAGMIMVGCLGLNLYQAFPLAEKRMSDRYHSFQVLFLRDAARLLTPGNDVDPQITILNRPDTHLLESLYELLDIYRIPYHREQLEEVDAVTVLEDETKYDEWLHDAHSLIIITPWVYGETRTSIERVLIRAGKQPEEVKNSIGDTVYVVWENPAD from the coding sequence ATGACTTTCGTGATTCTACTTTTGGCCCTGTTCCCGCCGATTCTGGTCGTGCTCGATCGCTGGCTGGATGTCCAGTGGATAAGAACCCAATTTCTACCGGCGTGGTGCTACCCGACGGAGTACTGTAATGCCGTCCTCCCGGCTTACTTCGTGATCATCCTTCCCGGCGTGCTGCTCCTTCTGCTCTTGTTCGTCCTGCGCAGCGACGATATCCGCACTTACCTATCTGTTCGAGACCCCTTTCTCGGCCGGACCGATCAGCGACCATCTCTGCGACAACGGCGCGCCGGCAATTTTCTCATCATGATCTCCATCGTTTGGCTCGGATGGCGCATCCTGAATGTTTGGACTCGAATTTCCTTGCCGGGCCGGGAATATCTTTGTGCCTATCTCTTGTTGCTGTGTGGATGGCTGTTGCGAGAGGTTCCGCTTGCCCGAATCGCCGCTGGTTGGAAAGAGAGGCGCAGCAGATTCGGTTTTCTGCTGATCAATCATCTTTCCCTGCTCGGAGTTCTGGCGAGTGTTTTCACGTCCGGCAAATACTGGCAGATATTTCTCCTCGTGTTTGCTCTGAGCCTCATCGCGTATCGGAACGCATTGCGGCGCGTTCCGGTCAGTTATTGGATATTTACGCTGGCGTTGATTGTCTTCACGCCGGGTATCAACCATTGGGGTTTTTCGATCGTTGGCGACGAATACGCTTTCTTTCGCTACGCCCAAAACATCGTCCAAGCACAGAGCATATCCAATATTGGGGATCACCTTTTCTTCGGCCAGGGGGTATATCAGACGCATCCCTACTTTTCTTCTTTGATTCAAGCCGCGTTCATGAAAATATTCGGTGTGAACAACTTCGGCTGGCGTTTCAGCAACATCTATCTTTCAGCGGTGGCGATTGGTCTCTTGCATTCTGTTTTCCGGGGATTCCTGCGCGAACGGGTTGCCGACTTTGCCGCTCTATTCCTGGCTTTCTCGCAGTACTTGATCTCGTTCGGAAAGATCGGCTACAACAATCTGCAAGCTTTCTTCCTTCTCGCAGTCGTGCTCTATTTCGCCCGCAAAACGATCGCGCACAGGAGAGCGTACGATTTCGCCTTGTTGGGCGCCGCGTGCGGCCTATGTTTCTATGTCTATCCCGCGGCATTGTTCGTGCCTCCACTCGCTCTTTTTCTTTTACTGCTGTACGATCCGCCGGTTACGCGCGGCGCAATTCGAAATTGGGCCATTTTCTCGTTTTGTTTACTCGTTTTGCTTCTCCCCCTTTTTTCTCAACAAGTTTACTGGTTGAATAAAATTCCGGGCACTTTTTTGAACACGCCGGAATTGAGTCGGAGCCCATCGAGCATTGCCTATCACCTTTCCAGCAATCTGCTCTCCGCGACTTTTTCTTTCCTTTACGCGCCGCAAGAAACACACTTCGTTGCCGCTTCATATATCGATCCGTTATCTGCCGCATTGGCGCTGATTGGTTTCTCGCTGCTGCTGTCGAAATTCCGCACTCAAAAATTCGCAGCCTTTTTCGTCACCGGGTTTGCTTTCTTGTTGTTCTTTCTCGGTGCGACGCACGATCGCAGCGTTCCTTCGACCACACGAATGTTCCTTTTGCTGCCCTGGTTTGCTGTGTCATCTGCGATTGGAATGACGTGGATCATTCGTCGATCGCGATGTCTACCCTCGCAACGAACGGTCACGTCCGTCGTCGCCGGAATGATTATGGTCGGCTGTCTCGGTTTAAATCTCTACCAGGCGTTTCCCCTGGCGGAGAAACGAATGTCAGATCGCTATCATTCATTCCAGGTCCTGTTCCTGCGAGATGCGGCACGGTTGCTCACGCCCGGGAACGATGTGGACCCGCAGATTACGATATTGAATCGGCCAGACACGCATCTACTGGAATCGCTGTACGAGCTTCTCGACATCTATCGCATTCCGTATCACCGGGAACAATTGGAAGAAGTGGACGCCGTAACTGTCCTGGAAGACGAAACAAAGTATGACGAATGGCTTCACGATGCGCACAGCTTGATTATAATTACCCCATGGGTATACGGTGAAACCAGGACGTCGATCGAACGTGTTCTCATCCGGGCGGGTAAACAGCCTGAAGAAGTCAAGAATTCCATCGGAGATACCGTTTACGTCGTATGGGAGAATCCAGCGGACTAG
- a CDS encoding R3H domain-containing nucleic acid-binding protein yields the protein MTGKRITDNLDDLLAILPPEITKEIRKINRQDDLLEVILDLGRVPTARFVDGEVTLSNREVGREELDYVVSRVGGFDADNRGGIERTLHRIAAIRNRHDQIVGLTCRVGRAVYGTIDIIQDFILGGKSVLLVGRPAVGKTTMLREAARILAEEKRVVIVDTSNEIAGDGDVPHPAIGRARRMQVREPTLQHEVMIEAVENHNPEVIVIDEIGRELEAVAARTIAERGVQLIGTAHGNTLENLLLNPTLSDLVGGIESVTLSDEEARRRGTQKTVLERRAAPTFPVLIEIQDRERLAVHRDVAASVDAMLRGRPLTPELRYRDENGEVKIETPPQTTSSRGRGQEGYRRQTALPSAPMASDNGLPYSPTPPRMPGTALETVRIYAYGVARNRLRQAAKRLRVPVVLVNDLGESDVMVTLRSYYRKRQKVISNAESRRMPIYVLRSNTVNQMESFLADLFNLDGLSSDDPALEAGMEEARRAVQSVLDGARSVDLSPASAYVRRLQHQMARQANLVSHSYGNEPQRRVRIYRN from the coding sequence ATGACTGGAAAACGAATTACGGATAATCTGGATGACCTTCTGGCCATCTTACCGCCGGAGATCACGAAAGAGATTCGGAAAATCAATCGTCAGGACGATTTGCTCGAAGTCATCCTGGATCTTGGGCGCGTACCAACGGCGCGTTTCGTCGATGGCGAGGTGACCCTCAGCAATCGGGAAGTCGGGCGCGAAGAGCTGGATTACGTCGTCTCGCGAGTCGGTGGTTTCGACGCCGACAACCGCGGCGGTATCGAACGTACGCTGCACCGAATAGCGGCCATTCGCAACCGGCACGATCAGATCGTGGGATTGACGTGCCGGGTGGGCCGTGCCGTCTACGGCACGATCGACATCATCCAGGATTTCATTCTCGGCGGGAAAAGCGTCCTGTTGGTCGGACGTCCTGCCGTCGGGAAAACGACCATGCTGCGTGAGGCGGCGCGAATCCTGGCCGAGGAGAAGCGGGTCGTTATCGTGGATACTTCGAACGAAATCGCCGGCGACGGTGACGTTCCACATCCGGCCATCGGGCGCGCTCGACGCATGCAGGTGCGCGAACCCACCTTGCAGCATGAGGTGATGATCGAAGCGGTCGAGAATCACAATCCCGAGGTCATCGTGATCGACGAGATCGGGCGGGAGTTGGAGGCCGTAGCGGCGCGCACCATTGCCGAACGCGGGGTGCAGCTAATCGGTACGGCACACGGAAACACGCTGGAAAATCTCCTGCTCAATCCCACCTTGTCCGATCTTGTGGGCGGCATCGAATCGGTCACTCTCTCCGACGAGGAAGCCCGCCGTCGAGGTACGCAGAAAACGGTGCTCGAGCGCCGTGCTGCGCCCACCTTCCCGGTGCTGATCGAAATCCAGGATCGCGAACGGCTGGCGGTTCACCGCGACGTCGCCGCCTCCGTCGACGCCATGCTGCGCGGCCGTCCGCTGACTCCCGAGCTTCGCTACCGGGATGAAAATGGCGAGGTCAAGATCGAAACACCCCCGCAGACGACTTCCTCCCGAGGCCGCGGCCAAGAAGGATACCGGCGTCAGACCGCGCTTCCCTCGGCACCCATGGCTTCCGATAACGGGCTGCCTTATTCCCCCACGCCACCCCGCATGCCCGGTACGGCGCTGGAAACGGTGCGTATCTATGCTTACGGTGTGGCTCGCAATCGTTTGCGCCAGGCGGCCAAACGCCTGCGTGTGCCGGTCGTCCTGGTCAACGATTTGGGGGAATCCGACGTGATGGTGACTTTGCGTTCCTACTACCGGAAACGGCAGAAGGTGATCTCCAACGCCGAGAGCCGCCGTATGCCTATTTACGTCTTGCGGTCGAATACGGTCAATCAGATGGAAAGTTTCCTCGCCGATTTGTTCAACTTGGATGGGCTGTCCTCCGATGATCCGGCTTTGGAAGCGGGTATGGAGGAGGCCCGTCGGGCCGTCCAATCCGTGCTCGACGGCGCCCGTTCGGTGGACCTTTCTCCGGCATCGGCCTACGTTCGCCGACTGCAGCACCAGATGGCCCGGCAGGCCAACCTGGTTTCACATTCCTATGGCAACGAACCGCAACGGCGGGTAAGGATTTATCGCAATTGA
- the tmk gene encoding dTMP kinase produces MRLFITLEGPDGSGKTRQASLLAERLRTLGHDVLLTREPGGTEIGEQIRHVLMSLDNTLMDPRTEFLLFSASRAQHVSERIRPHLESGGIVICDRYFDASLAYQGYGHQLNLDSLRTITSFATQGLTPDLTLLLDLPVERGLQRREQGGNWNRLDAYDLEFHRRVRQGYLALAKSQPERWIVIDGLQDVEQVHAEIQQAVETKLAQSTSA; encoded by the coding sequence TTGAGATTATTCATCACGCTGGAAGGACCCGACGGGAGCGGAAAAACCCGCCAAGCCTCATTGCTTGCCGAGCGGCTGCGTACGCTGGGGCATGATGTCCTTCTCACCCGCGAACCCGGTGGGACGGAAATCGGAGAGCAAATCCGGCATGTGTTGATGTCTCTCGATAATACGCTCATGGACCCGCGCACCGAGTTCCTGCTTTTCTCCGCATCCCGGGCACAGCACGTATCCGAACGCATCCGTCCGCATCTCGAAAGCGGGGGGATCGTGATCTGCGATCGGTATTTTGATGCTTCCCTGGCGTATCAAGGTTATGGTCATCAACTGAATCTGGATTCGCTGCGTACGATTACGTCCTTCGCCACGCAAGGCTTGACGCCCGATCTCACGCTGCTGCTCGACCTGCCTGTGGAAAGGGGTTTGCAGCGTAGAGAACAAGGTGGCAACTGGAATCGTCTGGATGCCTACGATCTGGAATTTCATCGCCGGGTGCGGCAGGGATATCTGGCGCTGGCGAAAAGCCAACCCGAGCGCTGGATCGTCATCGATGGGCTGCAGGACGTCGAGCAGGTTCATGCCGAAATCCAACAAGCCGTCGAGACGAAACTGGCTCAATCGACCTCTGCCTGA
- a CDS encoding zinc ribbon domain-containing protein produces the protein MPTYEYLCMDCEKRISVYQSYEEYGRVTVSCPHCNGTNLQRLINRVRFARSEDSRLESLADPSEWGNFDENDPRSMARMMRKMGQEMGDEIPGEFDEVVDRLEAGQSPEEIERDMPDLDI, from the coding sequence GTGCCGACGTATGAATATCTGTGTATGGATTGTGAAAAACGAATTTCTGTGTACCAGTCGTATGAGGAGTACGGCCGCGTCACAGTTTCATGTCCACACTGCAACGGAACAAATCTTCAGCGCCTGATCAACCGGGTGCGATTCGCCCGCTCGGAGGATTCACGCCTGGAATCGTTGGCCGACCCAAGCGAGTGGGGAAACTTCGACGAGAACGATCCCCGCTCGATGGCGCGCATGATGCGTAAGATGGGGCAAGAAATGGGGGATGAGATTCCCGGCGAATTCGACGAAGTCGTGGATCGATTGGAGGCCGGTCAGAGTCCGGAGGAGATCGAAAGGGACATGCCGGACCTCGATATCTAA
- a CDS encoding guanylate kinase, whose amino-acid sequence MDEHLFIRERYPLLIVISGPSGVGKDSVIQRLKEIGTSFHFVVTATTRPKRADEIEGLDYFFVSREEFTEMIERDELLEHAVVYDDYKGIPKQQVREAMRSGKDVVMRLDVQGAGTIRNLFPEALLIFLTTRTEQELLRRLEARKSETPDARKLRIDMARKEMTQIGIFDYVVVNAEGELDEAVETILAIIEAEHHRVYPRRVQL is encoded by the coding sequence ATGGACGAGCATCTTTTCATCAGAGAGCGATACCCGCTTTTGATCGTAATCTCTGGACCTTCGGGTGTGGGAAAGGATTCGGTGATTCAGCGCTTGAAGGAAATTGGCACCTCCTTTCATTTTGTCGTCACCGCCACAACCCGTCCCAAACGAGCCGACGAAATCGAAGGGTTGGATTATTTCTTTGTCAGCCGTGAGGAATTTACCGAGATGATCGAGCGGGACGAATTGCTCGAACATGCCGTCGTTTACGACGATTACAAGGGCATCCCCAAACAACAAGTGCGTGAAGCGATGCGGAGCGGAAAGGATGTCGTGATGCGTCTCGACGTGCAGGGAGCGGGGACCATCCGAAATCTTTTTCCCGAGGCGTTGCTGATCTTCCTCACGACGCGCACGGAGCAGGAATTACTTCGGCGCCTCGAAGCACGAAAATCCGAAACACCGGACGCGCGTAAGCTGCGCATCGACATGGCCCGCAAGGAAATGACGCAGATCGGGATATTCGATTACGTGGTGGTCAACGCAGAGGGTGAATTGGACGAGGCCGTCGAGACGATTTTGGCGATCATCGAAGCCGAACACCACCGAGTGTATCCGCGACGAGTGCAGCTGTGA
- a CDS encoding rhomboid family intramembrane serine protease, with translation MNDGIDHTTPETYRRNGLVDFRMILSRFPVTYGTIGFTVVVFIFQWLGAYINGNGVVCGQGDVICQAGAKINQAITAGEIWRFVSPIFIHVDIWHILVNMYSLYAVGPSVEMFYGKQRTAIVYLLSGISGVAFSLAFNSYVSVGASGAIFGIVGALALFLFRHRHIFGAVAKNQLQRIIFIIFLNLMLGTSAMIDNWGHIGGLLGGIFIGWLIGPQWERVHTLEQPNRLVDKRPWKDVRVNALFAVAVVVFVCFAATFSPFNQ, from the coding sequence GTGAACGACGGTATCGACCATACGACTCCGGAAACATACCGGCGGAACGGACTCGTCGATTTCCGCATGATTCTGTCGCGTTTCCCGGTTACGTACGGCACGATCGGCTTCACGGTCGTCGTTTTCATTTTTCAGTGGCTGGGTGCATATATCAACGGCAATGGAGTGGTGTGCGGACAGGGAGACGTAATCTGTCAGGCTGGTGCGAAAATAAACCAGGCTATCACCGCTGGGGAAATATGGCGCTTTGTCTCGCCGATATTCATTCATGTTGATATCTGGCACATCCTGGTCAACATGTATTCCCTTTATGCCGTCGGGCCCTCTGTGGAAATGTTCTACGGAAAGCAACGAACGGCGATCGTATACCTGTTGAGTGGAATTTCTGGAGTTGCCTTCAGCCTCGCCTTCAACTCCTACGTTTCGGTGGGTGCTTCCGGCGCCATTTTTGGGATCGTCGGTGCGCTCGCATTGTTTCTCTTTCGACACCGGCATATTTTCGGAGCCGTTGCCAAGAATCAGCTGCAGCGTATCATTTTCATCATTTTCTTGAATCTGATGTTAGGTACGTCTGCCATGATCGACAACTGGGGGCACATCGGCGGTCTTCTTGGCGGGATATTCATCGGATGGCTCATCGGACCTCAATGGGAAAGAGTCCATACCCTGGAACAACCCAACCGGCTGGTCGATAAGCGGCCCTGGAAGGACGTTAGAGTGAATGCGTTGTTCGCAGTCGCAGTTGTTGTATTCGTCTGTTTCGCGGCGACCTTCAGCCCCTTCAATCAATAG